Proteins encoded together in one Numida meleagris isolate 19003 breed g44 Domestic line chromosome 17, NumMel1.0, whole genome shotgun sequence window:
- the LOC110407494 gene encoding F-box/WD repeat-containing protein 10-like, with the protein GNIPFARRKLLRCAPTKLSPPGCAGSGPIPVRPSRCLLGRQAPAVRFCPPAGSCSIPERPGAEDSSPTASSAHGDVPPHPASPPSPSHVTYKDYIRCLPVHLSQYILGLLDIKSLKACAAVSRYWAFLAKKVEEEQLCQKAVQKRIQCLQGLYPRGAVSNYAKMVDVAIPQLDEKGRTIKVRDHSSGSNTKEDKEEKENNVQAAYCDLQTDTIQLEERNVFCGSYNVRVLTDRSDPNRVIHYAGGDLVAIGSADRKVRIFNVLAMREVPPVLSGHTGSIRALLLDEKKGLILSACCDLSIRCWNIHSGACVKIFNGHCGTITCLDLHEKKFVSGGRDGMVKVWNLDGGVCLKTLKHSNMVYAVKMDGTHVVSGCDRGLVKVWHAGTGTLLKVLEGHLGPVRCLSFDQWHLVSGSSDGYALGWSMVGDLKRCLTAFRHPKEVLSLELLYLRVVSGCADGKIRVFNYLTGSCLRVLTGSSRGDPISFCIAKNRMVVNAPSSLLMFQFEDVMWDYTLGAGREMVRKEKQETWPLGRAPAGSQEPKSLIASQMRRLTLETRALFNDLIKPAPYQQQEHLLRSARSPHIHAEQQELFVPDPGRQQEKKKGSCYPPSSYKFLLTVSMLQKSCKPSFDRSATKHPAAIGKTLEHLLHQQQKRQIYLPPLQQEKDLMAQFQRVRSRSGSLTMKRISVPFETKMLQLKLKNSLHGPTVNSSIPAPRIVHLKTCGALLQEKKAHGAHSKGTSLPEERVQHSSRYTASERIKSTRAKIPQMKDEAVYRGKKPFCPYAADPSQADNGFRLLTGKQMEARAAAAVAQSQANQAKLLEDHQKARKKAWLRKTKGLPTDSFTKEGKIVAPELGLNTFI; encoded by the exons GGAAACATCCCATTTGCGAGGAGAAAACTGTTGCGCTGTGCTCCCACCAAGCTCAGCCCCCCGGGCTGCGCTGGCAGCGGTCCCATTCCTGTCCGTCCTTCCCGATGTCTTCTAGGTAGGCAAGCACCAGCAGTGCGCTTCTGCCCCCCAGCCGGCAGCTGCTCCATCCCGGAGCGCCCTGGTGCCGAGGATTCTTCACCGACTGCGTCCTCAGCCCACGGGGATGTCCCCCCGCATCCCGCATCTCCCCCGTCACCCTCCCATGTCACCTACAAGGACTACATTCGCTGCCTGCCAGTTCACCTCTCCCAGTACATCCTGG GGCTTTTGGACATCAAATCCCTTAAAGCATGTGCCGCTGTGAGTAGATACTGGGCTTTTCTGGCCAAAAAAGTCgaggaggagcagctgtgtCAAAAAGCAGTACAGAAGAGAATCCAGTGTTTGCAG GGGTTGTACCCTCGGGGAGCAGTTTCCAACTACGCTAAAATGGTCGATGTGGCAATTCCACAGTTAGATGAAAAGGGACGTACCATCAAAGTGAGAGACCACAGCTCTGGAAGCAACACAAAG gaggacaaggaggagaaggaaaacaacgTGCAGGCAGCCTATTGTGATCTGCAAACTGACACGATCCAGCTGGAAGAGAGGAATGTGTTCTGTGGTTCCTACAATGTCCGTGTCCTCACTGACCG ATCAGACCCAAACAGAGTAATCCACTATGCCGGGGGAGACCTGGTAGCCATTGGCTCTGCAGACCGAAAAGTGAGGATTTTTAATGTGCTGGCAATGAGAGAAGTGCCACCTGTGCTCTCTGGGCACACTGGGAGCATCAGAGCGCTGCTGCTGGATGAGAAGAAAGGGCTCATTCTTAGCGCGTGCTGCGATCTCAGCATCAG ATGCTGGAATATACACAGTGGTGCTTGCGTGAAAATCTTTAATGGTCACTGTGGAACCATCACCTGCTTGGACTTGCATGAGAAGAAGTTTGTGTCGGGAGGCAGAGATGGGATGGTGAAAG TGTGGAACTTGGATGGCGGGGTATGTCTCAAGACTCTGAAACACAGCAATATGGTTTACGCTGTTAAAATGGATGGAACCCATGTCGTCAGTGGGTGTGACAGAGGGCTGGTGAAAGTCTGGCATGCTGGCACAGGCACTCTGCTCAAA GTATTAGAAGGGCACCTGGGCCCGGTGAGGTGCTTGTCCTTTGATCAGTGGCACCTTGTCTCAGGAAGCAGTGATGGATATGCCTTGGGATGGAGCATGGTGGGAGACCTTAAGAGGTGCCTAACAGCCTTCCGCCACCCGAA GGAAGTTCTGTCTCTGGAGTTGCTCTATCTCCGAGTTGTCAGTGGCTGCGCTGATGGAAAGATCCGTGTATTTAACTACCTGACTGGGAGCTGCCTGAGAGTGttgacaggcagcagcagaggggacCCCATATCTTTCTGCATTGCCAAAAACAG gaTGGTGGTCAATgcacccagcagcctgctgaTGTTCCAGTTTgaggatgtcatgtgggactACACGCTAGGTGCTGGCCGAGAGATGGTGCggaaggaaaagcaggagaCCTGGCCTTTGGGCAGAGCGCCCGCTGGCTCCCAGGAGCCCAAGAGCCTCATTGCCAGCCAGATGCGTCGCCTCACTCTGGAGACACGAG ccCTCTTCAATGATCTGATAAAACCAGCACCTTACCAACAACAGGAGCATTTGCTCAGGAGCGCGAGGTCTCCTCACATCCACGCAGAGCAGCAAGAGCTTTTTGTTCCTG ATCCTGGcagacagcaggaaaagaaaaagggctCATGTTATCCACCGTCCTCTTACAAGTTCCTCTTGACTGTCAGcatgctgcagaagagctgcaagccatCCTTTGACCGCTCTGCTACAAAGCATCCTGCAGCAATCGGGAAAACATTGGAACATCTGCTGcatcagcaacaaaaaagacaaatatacCTACCCCCTCTGCAACAAGAAAAGGATCTGATGGCCCAGTTCCAACGTGTGAGATCTCGCAGTGGTTCTCTGACTATGAAAAGGATTTCTGTACCCTTTGAAACTAAAATGCTGCAACTCAAGCTGAAAAATTCTTTGCATGGACCCACTGTGAATTCCTCCATTCCTGCTCCCCGCATTGTACATCTCAAGACTTGTGGTGCTTTGctacaagaaaagaaagctcatGGTGCTCACAGTAAAGGCACTTCTCTCCCTGAAGAGAGGGTTCAGCATAGCAGTCGCTATACAGCTTCTGAACGGATCAAATCTACGCGTGCAAAGATCCCACAAATGAAAGATGAAGCAGtttataggggaaaaaaacccttttgCCCATATGCTGCAGATCCTTCTCAGGCTGACAACGGGTTCAGGCTTCTGACAGGAAAGCAGATGGAAGcacgtgctgcagcagctgtagcTCAGAGTCAGGCAAACCAGGCAAAGCTCTTAGAAGATCATCAAAAAGCACGCAAGAAGGCCTGGTTAAGGAAAACTAAAGGCCTACCTACAGACTCTTTCACTAAGGAGGGGAAGATAGTTGCTCCTGAACTTGGACTTAATACATTTATCTGA